Proteins encoded by one window of Kribbella flavida DSM 17836:
- a CDS encoding M50 family metallopeptidase gives MTALLTLIGVVLFVLGILVSVGLHELGHMLPAKAFGMKVTQFFVGFGRTVWSTKRGETEYGIKLIPAGGFVRIIGMIPPAKGQDPTKVRKANTGPIQSMVENARSAEYETIDAADHGRLFYQKVWWKKLIVMASGPLVNIAIAFVLFGGLFMLYGANVAQTTVATVTDCVIPASQASADRKCQAGDQVSPAKQAGFQVGDRIVSFNGTAIDSWDQLTPLIRANTDKPATIVVERDGRQATLQTTTIVNQVREDAGSDKFVSVGFLGVSPEQKVERQDFGFVVDKMGELTVATLKALANFPEKLVGVAKSIVGGDRDQDSPMSVVGASRVAGEVASNNDLTGGERVAFLVSLLASLNLFLALFNFIPLLPLDGGHMVGAIWEGIKRGVAKLLGRPDPGYVDVAKLLPIAYVAASVIVVMGVLLVIADIVNPIRLFNG, from the coding sequence ATGACCGCACTTCTGACTCTCATCGGCGTGGTCCTGTTCGTTCTGGGCATTCTCGTCTCGGTCGGCCTGCATGAGCTGGGTCACATGCTGCCCGCCAAGGCGTTCGGGATGAAGGTGACCCAGTTCTTCGTCGGTTTCGGCCGGACGGTCTGGTCCACCAAGCGCGGTGAGACCGAGTACGGGATCAAGCTGATCCCGGCCGGCGGCTTCGTGCGCATCATCGGCATGATCCCGCCCGCCAAGGGCCAGGACCCGACCAAGGTCCGCAAGGCCAACACCGGGCCGATCCAGTCGATGGTGGAAAACGCCCGCTCCGCGGAGTACGAGACGATCGACGCCGCCGACCACGGCCGGTTGTTCTACCAGAAGGTGTGGTGGAAGAAGCTGATCGTGATGGCGTCCGGCCCGCTGGTCAACATCGCCATCGCGTTCGTGCTGTTCGGCGGCCTGTTCATGCTGTACGGCGCGAACGTGGCGCAGACCACGGTCGCCACCGTCACCGACTGCGTGATCCCCGCCTCCCAGGCCTCCGCCGACCGCAAGTGCCAGGCCGGCGACCAGGTGTCCCCGGCCAAGCAGGCCGGCTTCCAGGTCGGCGACCGGATCGTCTCCTTCAACGGCACCGCGATCGACAGCTGGGACCAGCTGACCCCGCTGATCCGGGCGAACACCGACAAGCCCGCCACCATCGTGGTCGAGCGCGACGGCCGGCAGGCCACGCTGCAGACCACGACGATCGTGAACCAGGTCCGCGAGGACGCCGGCTCGGACAAGTTCGTCTCGGTCGGCTTCCTCGGCGTCTCGCCGGAGCAGAAGGTCGAGCGGCAGGACTTCGGCTTCGTGGTCGACAAGATGGGCGAGCTGACGGTGGCCACGCTCAAGGCGCTCGCCAACTTCCCGGAGAAGCTGGTCGGCGTCGCCAAGTCGATCGTCGGCGGGGACCGCGACCAGGACAGCCCGATGAGCGTCGTCGGCGCCAGCCGGGTGGCCGGCGAAGTGGCCTCGAACAACGACCTGACCGGCGGCGAGCGGGTCGCCTTCCTGGTCTCGCTGCTCGCCTCGCTGAACCTGTTCCTGGCCCTGTTCAACTTCATCCCGCTGCTGCCGCTGGACGGCGGGCACATGGTCGGCGCGATCTGGGAGGGCATCAAGCGCGGTGTCGCCAAGCTGCTCGGCCGCCCGGACCCCGGCTACGTGGACGTCGCCAAGCTGCTGCCGATCGCCTACGTGGCGGCCAGCGTCATCGTGGTGATGGGCGTGCTGCTCGTCATCGCCGACATCGTCAACCCGATCCGGCTGTTCAACGGATGA